The genome window CGGAAACGGTTGACATCAATTTCAACAGCGACATTTTCAGGGCTGTTCAAGAGGGTAAATTGGTGATTTGGATTGCTCTGATACATGGTCAGCACTTCCCGAATCAGCTGACCAATGTCATATGACTGGAGTTGAAGCGCAGGTGTTCGGGCATACTCTGAAAATTCATTCACCATCTCTTTCATTGCTTCGACTTGCTGAATAATGGTGTTGGTCAGTTTATCCACAGTTTCGAGCTGATTTTCCGGCACAATGGCATTGTATTTACGTTGTAGGCGTTCTGCAGAGAGCTGAATCGGTGTTAATGGATTCTTGATTTCATGAGCCAGCCGGCGCGCGACTTCGCCCCAAGCCGCATTACGCTGGGCTTGTAGCAGAGTAGTGATGTCTTCAAAGACAATCACCCAGCCACTGTTATTGGGTAACTCGGTACCATGACAAATCAATGTTTGGTTACCGTTTTGTTTTTGCAGTTCTACTTGTTGCTCCCAGGCGATGCCTTTGACAGCACAACGTTCAATCATTTCACAGAAGGTTTTCATGTTTTTATTAATTTCTGCGAGCTTGGATAACGGGCTTTCCAGACGTTGCTGTAACTTCACCCCTAGAATTTTACTGCTGGCGTTATTGGCGGTGTGTAGATAGAGGCGTTTATCCACAGTCACCACACCGCTGGATAAGCTACCTAGAACAGTGGTGAGGTAACTGGTTTGTTGTTCGAGTAAACGGTGACTTCGTTGTGAGGCGTTACGGGCATGGGTCAGACGTTGAGTCATCTGGTTAAATGAGCGTACCAGAAAGCCTATTTCGTCATGGCCTGAGGCGGTCAGTTGCATATTATAGTTACCAGATGCCACTGCTTGGGTGCCTTCAGCCAATTCTTGCAAAGGCTCGACAATACGGCGGGATATCCAGATAGCAAACCAGATTGATACCAGAATGGTTAAAAATACGATTAAGCTTAACGTGAGGGTGAAGACACTGATTAATGGTTTTCTCAGGTAGCTTAATTCTTTGTAATCCGCATAAGCATCTTGCACGGTTTTTCCCAAATCACTGAGATGATCGTTGATGGGAAACAGCACATTGAGAATCCGCTCTTCAGCCAAGACCGATTTTTGTGGAATCCTAACAGCAGCGCGTAATTGAAGTTTATCGTTCTCGGATGGATCCATGCCAATATAGTCTTCACCCTGAAGCAGCTGATGCATGATGGTATCGTTTGGTCTGTTTGGTACCATAATGGTTGGGCTTTCAATACTGGAAGCAATCGGTTGACCATCTCTGGCCCAGATGCTGAGCTCCAGTGCGCCACTTAACTGCGTTAAATCTCGTAGGCTATGTGATAGCTCATTATCGGGCAGTTCACTTAATACCCCGGCCATCATCCGAGTTTGGCGTAACAGGGTGCGCATCCGTATACCAAAAGCCGTTCGACTTAATTCAAGCGAGTCATTGAGCGCTTGCTCTACCTTGACATCAAACCAGCTGTTAATGCCGCGATGCAGAAAGTGAATCGAGAAGCTATAAACAATCGATGTCGCGACTAAAATTAGCAGAACAAATAAGCTGACTAGCCTCACTGTCAGGCGTGAGCCTGCTTCATGCTTTTTAAAGTCACGATATAAACGATAGAGGCTACGTGCCAAAATGCCCACAAGCAATAATAAGCAAGCGACACCAATACCAAAGATAACGAGAAATAGCTCATTAAGCCGTGAGCTGTCCTGAGTGGCTGCACTTAGCAGATAGGCAAGAACAAGCAATAAAAAAGCGAGTGAAAAGTAGGGAGCCGTACCTGAGCTTAATCGCTTAATGAGGCTTATAGCCATACTGCTTGAACCCATGGACTAGTTAATTGCCATTTGTCTGAGATCAATGCGCCTGGACGCATGGGGGTGGGTAAGGCATTGAGATCTAAGCCGCTACGTATTTCGAGCACAAGATTATCTGGCTCTTGTGTAAATTCTGGTGGTAGCGATAAGGCATTAATATCACCTAGCGCTTTTAAGGCACCACTCAAGCTAGGGAAGTTTTGCTGCTCATGGGTGTCGAGAGACTCCACAATATATTGTTCAGACAGAGCATGATAGCGCAGCTCGTAAGTCATCGTGCTTTCCCATAGCGTTGTTTCCCACTGCCAGAAACTCCCTAGCAAAGGGAATGCATCTATTAGCCGGAATTCCTGTAAGAAAGTAATGGGTACACCGTTTTGCAGTGCTTCAATCACTCGTGGTGTCAGTGGGTAACTGATTTGAGCGGTGAGTACATAGGCATTACCAATGGGATGAACTACAGGGTTGTTAACGCTAAAAACAGAGGCTGTGGCGGATGTTTGAATAAACAACCATAAGAAGAGTGATAGGAAAAGGCGTTTACTTACGACGTAGGCAGGCATAATAAAAACCGTCCATAACATCGTCACCAGGGAGTCTTTGGTAGCCAAAGGGTCTCGGTGTGGCTGGTGTTGGTGAGAGTCTAAGCTCTTCAGCTTCCGGATGTCGTTGTAGAAACGCTTCAATTTGCTGCTCATTTTCTTTTTTAAAGGCAGAGCAGGTAGTGTAAACCATTAAGCCATCAGGTTTTAGTAATGGCCATAAATTATCTAGCAAAATTTGCTGTTGACTGGCTAAGCTATCGATATCTTTGGGGTGGCGCAGCAGCTTAATGTCTGGATGTCGACGAATCACACCGCTACCGGTACATGGCGCATCAATAAGAATACGATCAAAAGCCTGTCCGTCCCACCACGCTGATGTGTCGGCTGCATCAGCTGCGATTAGGGTGGCATGTAATCCAAGTCTATCTGTATTTTGTTGGATCTGAAGTAAGCGATCAGCTGAGATATCAATGGCTGTGATGTCATTGTTAGGAGATGATTCGAGAATATGGCATGTTTTACCACCAGGTGCAGCGCAAGCGTCTAGCACACGTTGTCCTGGCTTGATATCCAATATCATTGTGGCTAGTTGAGCAGAACCATCTTGTACCGAAACCCACCCTTCCTCAAAGCCTGGGAGCTTATAAACATCACAAGGTTGGTCTAGTAATATCCCATTATCAGTAGCCTCTATGATTGAGGCTGTAATTTGCTGTGACGTTAACTGTTTTAAATATGCTTCACGTGAAACCTTCTGCTGGTTAACACGAAGCATCATTGGCGGCTGTTTATTGTTAGCCTCAATAATGTTTTGCCAGTTTTCTGGCCAGTCACTTTGATATAAATGGAGTAGCCAGTTTGGGTGAGCCTGACTTGCGGCTTCGTTTGCCAACAATTTTTGATCGATATGTTCTTGTTGCCTTAAGTAGTTTCTCAGGCAAGCATTTAATAAACCACCCGCCCAGACTTTTTTGAGTTTTTTACTGGCATCCACAGTCTCTGAAATAGCGGCATGGTCCGGTGTATTTAAAAACCGTAACTGCAAAATTCCGAGTATTAAAAGCTGCTCAATATCCTTATCTTTTGCTTTGAACGGTTTTTTTATGAGTTGATGGGCGATAAATTGCAGAGTGGGGTAATGCCGTAAACTGCTATAACAGAGTTGCTGGCAGAAGCTACGATCTTTTTCATCGACATGAGGCAGGTAGTGAGCTAAAGCTGTATTGAGTGAGCGCTGCTGCACAACCACTTCATTCAGTATAAGTGCAGCATTCGTTCGTGCACCTTTTAAGTGGTTGGGCTTAGCCAAAATGATCGCCTACTTCGATTGAATGTGCATTGAGAAAGTCTTGAACAGACATGGCGCGTTTCCCGGGCAGTTGTAGCTCAGTGATGCGTAGTGTTCCATCGCTGGTGGCAACATCAATACCGGCTTTTGATACATGGATGATTTGACCCGCTGCTTGTGCCGAGTGCTCTTTTATCCATTCTGCTCGCCATATACGAAAAACAGCATCATGCCAGAGTGTTTGAGCCACGGGCCAAGGATTAAAAGCGTTAATTTTGTGAAGAATATCTTGAGCGGTGGTGTGCCAATCTATATCCGCTTCTTTTTTATCCAGTTTAGCGGCATAGGTACTTAAAGCATCATCTTGTGATTGCGCATTTTTTTGTTGATCTTCGATATTGTCGAGAGACTCAACCAAGGTTTTTGCTCCCAATACAGCGAGGCGATCATGTAAGGTTTGAGCTGTGTCTTGTTCAGTAATCGGGCAACGTGCTTCAGCAAGAACAGGGCCGGTATCAAGACCGGCTTCCATTTGCATAATGCATACTCCTGATTCTTTATCACCAGCTAATATGGCTCTTTGAATAGGTGCGGCACCTCGCCAGCGAGGTAAGAGTGAAGCATGAACATTAATACAACCCAGTCTTGGGGTGTCCAACACGATTTGTGGCAATAAAAGTCCATAAGCGACAACAACCATTAAATCAGCTTGATAAGCAGCCAATATGTTTACGGCATCATCAGATTTAAAGTTAAGAGGCTGTTCAACAGGAATATCGTGTTCCTGTGCAACTTGTTTTACTGGACTGGCCGTCAGTTTACGACCCCGGCCCGCAGGACGATCGGGCTGAGTGTAAACAGCGCATATTTCATGCTCGGTATGAATCAGTGCTTTCAGTGTTTCTGCGGCGAAAGCCGGAGTACCGGCAAAAATAATGCGCATTCAGAATCCTTATAGTTTTTGTTTTTGATGTTTTTCTAGGCGTTTTTTTATACGTTGACGCTTTAGATTGCTCAGGTAGTCAACAAATAATTTTCCATCTAAATGATCGATTTCATGCTGAACACAGGTTGCCAGCAATCCCTCTGCGGCAAGCTCAAATTCCTCACCATGTCGATTTAATGCCCTGACTTTTATTGTGTCAGCACGAACAACAGTTTCATAAGCTTCAGGGACTGATAAGCAACCTTCCTCGTACTCCCGCTCGCCTTCTTTATCAAGGATTTCCGGGTTTATTAGAATCAGAGGGTCGGATTTATCTTCTGAAATATCGATCACAATCAGGCGCTTTTGCACATCCACTTGATTCGCTGCGAGTCCGATTCCTGGCGCATCATACATCGTTTCGAGCATATCGTCGGCAAGTTGGCGAATGTCGTCAGTCACTTTCTGGATGGGCTCGGCTTTTTTGCGCAACCTTGGATCAGGGAAATGAAGAATATTTAAAATGGCCATGAGTAATACCTATCAGGATGAGTTGCTGCATATACAAACCTTATATTGTAGTCTGCCAGCGACGTATTGAAAATATGACGCGATTACAATGCACATAACTTATGGCTCTGATTGTTCAGCATTCGTCTACACCCGAATACAGGTAAAGTCATAAGCGGCATTGATTAACGTTTTTTCAATACTTTTTTCTGTATTGTGTGCCTGATGCAACAGATAAAGTGGAAGACTAGTTTCTCGAGCAAGCCTGAGAATTGATGGTCAGAGTTTACTTGTCGCATAAAAATGATTAAGTTTGACGCTGGTAGCGATACTTGATTAGTTATAAGGCTTATAACACACTACTCAAATTGCCCATAACAGGATTGTGGCGAGATTAAGTCCATGAGGATGGTTCGATGATAAAGCACATTGCGATGAGTTTGTTTTTTCTTCTGCTGAGCACGCCTTTGCTGGCTAAGGAAGTGGAGCTTAATCCAGAACATCCCCAGCAATACACAGTTAAGAAAGGTGATACCTTGTGGGATATCTCAGGGATGTTTCTCAAGTACCCCTGGCATTGGCCTGAAATATGGCATGTTAACCCTCAAATCGAAAATCCACACCTGATTTACCCAGGGGATGAATTGTCTCTCAGTTATCGTAATGGCAAACCTGTTATTGAAGTCAATCGTGGTAAACGCAGTGTCAAGTTATCACCTGAAGTTCGTGAAACGATTCTGGATAAACCGATTATGACAATACCGTTGTCAGCGATTGGTCCTTTTTTATCTAAGCCAAGAGTGGTTGGGGAAGAGGCCTTAGATAACGCCCCTTATGTTGTAGCAAGTGCTGATGAACGTCTGATTTCAGGGGCCGGTGACTATGTTTACGTAAAAGGCATCGCTGATAGAGAAAGTGATACATACAGTCTTTTCCGTGGTGGTAAAGCCTACAAGGATCCTGATAATGGAGAAGTGTTGGGCTATGAAGCGATTTACTCAGGTGATGCTGAGCGCTTAACCAAGGAAGATCCTGCAAAAGTACGACTCACCTACACTAATAGAGAAATTCAGGTAGGCGATCGTTTGCTAGAAATTGAAGATCAGGATTTTGATCTGAATTTTATCCCACGTTCACCTGAAAAGCCTCTCAATGGTCGTATTATTTCTGTGTTTGATGGTGTTTCTCAGATAGGGCAGTACCAGATAGTGGTTTTGACGTTAGGTAAACGAGATGGTCTGGAAACGGGGCATGTGTTATCCGTTTATCAAGCAGGAGAAACGATCAAAGACTCCGTTTCTGCAGACAACAAAGATACCGTGACGTTACCCGATGAGCATGCTGGTGAAGCGATGGTATTCAAACTATATGACAAAGTCAGTTATGCCATCATTATGAAAGCAACAACGGCCATTCATTTATACGATCGAGTGAAAAGCGCGCCTTAAAAGGACTTATTCAGCGGAATGACAGCTAACAAGCAAAGTGAATTGGCTTGTTGGATTGCTTTACAACGAGTGCCAGGGATTGGCCCAGTAACATACCACAAGCTGTTGCAGCAGTATGGCAGTCCACAATACATACTAAATAACCCTAATCAGTTAAGCGGTTTCAATGAAAAACTGGTAGAGAACCTCCGTCATCCCGACTGGCAACAGGTTGAGCAAGACTTACTCTGGTTGGAGCAAGACGATCGCTATATTCTCACCATCGACGATGAACGTTATCCCGTTTTGCTTAAAGAAATTTCAGACCCGCCGCCATTACTCTACGTACAGGGGGAGGTTTCATTATTAAACGATTGGCAGTTGGCTATAGTCGGTAGCCGTAACCCTTCTGCTTCAGGCAGAAATACCGCCTATGACTTTGCTCATTATCTTGCTGATGGTGGTTTAGTCGTCACCAGTGGACTTGCGATGGGCATTGATGCCGCTGCACATAAAGGTGCGTTGAGTTGTGGGAAAACCATTGCCGTTGTTGCTACAGGGCTTGATCGTGTTTATCCAGCGAAACACAGACAGTTAGCTCATGATATTGTTAAAAATGGGGTTATCGTTTCAGAGTTTCCCTTGGGTACATCACCCAAACCAGAATTATTTCCCAGACGAAATCGAATTATAAGTGGCTTATCGCTGGGTACCTTAGTTGTGGAAGCTGCCTTAAAGAGTGGTTCTCTAATCACTGCCAGAATGGCGATGGAGCAATCACGTGAAGTCTTTGCCATTCCCGGCTCGATTCATAATCCTTTATCGAGAGGCTGCCACCAGTTAATTCGTGATGGTGCCAAACTAGTGGAAACAGCTCAGGATATTTTAGAAGAGTTGGGTGCGCTGGCCGGTCTTAAGCCACAAGTAATACAAACTGAAGAAGAAATAGAATCTACACATGAAAAGGATGGCGATTATCAAGTTCTGCTTAACCATCTTGGATATGACCCCATCGCTATTGATAGGTTGATAGAAAATACTGGATTGACGGCTGATGCGGTTTCATCCATGCTGTTATTACTAGAGCTAGAGGGTGAGGTCGAGTCATTACCCGGCGGCCGTTATGTTCGGACGGGTTCCTGAACCAGGCTTATTAAAGAGAGTCAAA of Methylophaga marina contains these proteins:
- the def gene encoding peptide deformylase, encoding MAILNILHFPDPRLRKKAEPIQKVTDDIRQLADDMLETMYDAPGIGLAANQVDVQKRLIVIDISEDKSDPLILINPEILDKEGEREYEEGCLSVPEAYETVVRADTIKVRALNRHGEEFELAAEGLLATCVQHEIDHLDGKLFVDYLSNLKRQRIKKRLEKHQKQKL
- the dprA gene encoding DNA-processing protein DprA; translated protein: MTANKQSELACWIALQRVPGIGPVTYHKLLQQYGSPQYILNNPNQLSGFNEKLVENLRHPDWQQVEQDLLWLEQDDRYILTIDDERYPVLLKEISDPPPLLYVQGEVSLLNDWQLAIVGSRNPSASGRNTAYDFAHYLADGGLVVTSGLAMGIDAAAHKGALSCGKTIAVVATGLDRVYPAKHRQLAHDIVKNGVIVSEFPLGTSPKPELFPRRNRIISGLSLGTLVVEAALKSGSLITARMAMEQSREVFAIPGSIHNPLSRGCHQLIRDGAKLVETAQDILEELGALAGLKPQVIQTEEEIESTHEKDGDYQVLLNHLGYDPIAIDRLIENTGLTADAVSSMLLLLELEGEVESLPGGRYVRTGS
- a CDS encoding DUF4390 domain-containing protein, which produces MPAYVVSKRLFLSLFLWLFIQTSATASVFSVNNPVVHPIGNAYVLTAQISYPLTPRVIEALQNGVPITFLQEFRLIDAFPLLGSFWQWETTLWESTMTYELRYHALSEQYIVESLDTHEQQNFPSLSGALKALGDINALSLPPEFTQEPDNLVLEIRSGLDLNALPTPMRPGALISDKWQLTSPWVQAVWL
- the rsmB gene encoding 16S rRNA (cytosine(967)-C(5))-methyltransferase RsmB encodes the protein MAKPNHLKGARTNAALILNEVVVQQRSLNTALAHYLPHVDEKDRSFCQQLCYSSLRHYPTLQFIAHQLIKKPFKAKDKDIEQLLILGILQLRFLNTPDHAAISETVDASKKLKKVWAGGLLNACLRNYLRQQEHIDQKLLANEAASQAHPNWLLHLYQSDWPENWQNIIEANNKQPPMMLRVNQQKVSREAYLKQLTSQQITASIIEATDNGILLDQPCDVYKLPGFEEGWVSVQDGSAQLATMILDIKPGQRVLDACAAPGGKTCHILESSPNNDITAIDISADRLLQIQQNTDRLGLHATLIAADAADTSAWWDGQAFDRILIDAPCTGSGVIRRHPDIKLLRHPKDIDSLASQQQILLDNLWPLLKPDGLMVYTTCSAFKKENEQQIEAFLQRHPEAEELRLSPTPATPRPFGYQRLPGDDVMDGFYYACLRRK
- the fmt gene encoding methionyl-tRNA formyltransferase, whose translation is MRIIFAGTPAFAAETLKALIHTEHEICAVYTQPDRPAGRGRKLTASPVKQVAQEHDIPVEQPLNFKSDDAVNILAAYQADLMVVVAYGLLLPQIVLDTPRLGCINVHASLLPRWRGAAPIQRAILAGDKESGVCIMQMEAGLDTGPVLAEARCPITEQDTAQTLHDRLAVLGAKTLVESLDNIEDQQKNAQSQDDALSTYAAKLDKKEADIDWHTTAQDILHKINAFNPWPVAQTLWHDAVFRIWRAEWIKEHSAQAAGQIIHVSKAGIDVATSDGTLRITELQLPGKRAMSVQDFLNAHSIEVGDHFG
- a CDS encoding LysM peptidoglycan-binding domain-containing protein yields the protein MIKHIAMSLFFLLLSTPLLAKEVELNPEHPQQYTVKKGDTLWDISGMFLKYPWHWPEIWHVNPQIENPHLIYPGDELSLSYRNGKPVIEVNRGKRSVKLSPEVRETILDKPIMTIPLSAIGPFLSKPRVVGEEALDNAPYVVASADERLISGAGDYVYVKGIADRESDTYSLFRGGKAYKDPDNGEVLGYEAIYSGDAERLTKEDPAKVRLTYTNREIQVGDRLLEIEDQDFDLNFIPRSPEKPLNGRIISVFDGVSQIGQYQIVVLTLGKRDGLETGHVLSVYQAGETIKDSVSADNKDTVTLPDEHAGEAMVFKLYDKVSYAIIMKATTAIHLYDRVKSAP
- a CDS encoding sensor histidine kinase, producing MAISLIKRLSSGTAPYFSLAFLLLVLAYLLSAATQDSSRLNELFLVIFGIGVACLLLLVGILARSLYRLYRDFKKHEAGSRLTVRLVSLFVLLILVATSIVYSFSIHFLHRGINSWFDVKVEQALNDSLELSRTAFGIRMRTLLRQTRMMAGVLSELPDNELSHSLRDLTQLSGALELSIWARDGQPIASSIESPTIMVPNRPNDTIMHQLLQGEDYIGMDPSENDKLQLRAAVRIPQKSVLAEERILNVLFPINDHLSDLGKTVQDAYADYKELSYLRKPLISVFTLTLSLIVFLTILVSIWFAIWISRRIVEPLQELAEGTQAVASGNYNMQLTASGHDEIGFLVRSFNQMTQRLTHARNASQRSHRLLEQQTSYLTTVLGSLSSGVVTVDKRLYLHTANNASSKILGVKLQQRLESPLSKLAEINKNMKTFCEMIERCAVKGIAWEQQVELQKQNGNQTLICHGTELPNNSGWVIVFEDITTLLQAQRNAAWGEVARRLAHEIKNPLTPIQLSAERLQRKYNAIVPENQLETVDKLTNTIIQQVEAMKEMVNEFSEYARTPALQLQSYDIGQLIREVLTMYQSNPNHQFTLLNSPENVAVEIDVNRFRQVMHNLLKNAIEACEDAQLPVDIVISYHPLTHQQRRWLEISVRDYGPGIPVSIIDKLFEPYATTKHKGTGLGLAIVKKMIEEHGGDVWAENLDPEGTSIIIRLPLEESPS